In Hemiscyllium ocellatum isolate sHemOce1 unplaced genomic scaffold, sHemOce1.pat.X.cur. scaffold_2109_pat_ctg1, whole genome shotgun sequence, the genomic stretch CTTCTCCGACCCACAGTGAGTTCCAggtcattgtcactcattctcatTCTGAGAATAAGTTTGTTTTCGCATTCCCCACGCCCGGAATCTCTGCCCCCTTAAACCTTTTAAATCTGctccccgcccctctctctcgcagcACCAGCTGACTTGGTCTGCTGTCTTCCCTGAACCCCTCACTGTCTCGCATGCCTCGATTGAATGTCCCCTCGCTCCGAGGGGAATAGGCCCAGCGTTTCCACCCCGACCTTGTCACTAACCCCCTTTTCCCCCCAGatcccgctcccccccccccccccccccccagatatCCTCCCCAACCTTCCTGAACCCGTGGAGACCAGACCGTACCTGctctcttggatgctgcctgaactgctgtgctcttccagcaccactctaatccagaatctggtttccagaatctgcagtcgtTGGTTTGACCCCAGTGCTCCAGCTCTGGCCAAACCAGGTGTTTACGAAAGGCTGAGGAGCACATCCCACCTGTTGGACGCAGAGTTTTATTTGTACATTGCTAACTGAATTCTCCATGTGTGCTCCCCACCTTCGCAGATTGACGGgctccctctgttccctgcccaCTGGTTTAACATGGTGCCATTTTGCCCATCTATCTGCCTTTCCCATTCCTTCCTGCCAGAATGGATCACCTCACGTGTCCTCTGTTTTGAATTCCATTCTCCAAGCCTCTCCTGCCCTGTTACGTTTGTTGGCTACCTCACCCAGGTTTGGAATCATCGGCGACCTGACTTCATGTTCCAACAGCTGAGATGTTTATACGATGCTTGTGGTTTCCCTGTTCTAAAACACAAAACCCTACGATACGCAGCCCGGCTGAGGGGGAAGTAAGaggagtaagaccataagacataggagtggaagtaaggccattcggcccatcgagtccactccgccattcaatcatggctgatgggcatttcaactccgaTTAATGGGcattttccccatagcccttaattcctcgtgacatcaagaatttatcaatctctgccttgaagacatttagcgtcccggcctccactgcactccgcggcagtgaattccacaggcccaccactctctggctgaagaaatgtctccgtgtttctgttctgaattgaccccctctaattctaaggcagtgtccacgggtcctagtctcctcgcctcacAGAAAccatttcctagcgtccaccctttccaagccaagcCTGTTTATCAAAGCGCGTGGCCGTTTTCCTGTTTCAAAGTAATGATTGAGGCCTGGCTCCTTTAGACCTGGAGTGATGGTGATAAATGTGATGTGTACAGGGCGCTGGTAGCTCTTGGCCACCCCCTGGTGGGCAGTTGCAGTGCTGCTCTGGGATGTGATTGAGGGCATGATTTATTTTCCTGTGTGGGCGGGGACTTGAAAACAATGAAACTAAGTGTGTGTGGGGAGCCCGAGTAAAATTTGTGTTTCTCGTCGGTGAATTGTCAGAATGGTAATGGGGAGGTGAGTGTGTGCAGTAAGATCCCTTTGAACCGCGAGCAGATCCattctccccccccgccccccacgcACCATTCCACGGCTCACCTAGCGCACGAGGCAGCCTGGGGAGTGTGGAGGTGCATGGGGAGACCATGTAGTCCctaaagggggggagggggagggggtctcTGGAGCTGCTGCATGTGAGGGTGAATGGGGGATTTGGGAAGGgcagggtctgggtctgggtctggctGCGATGCCCCATCTAGTTGAGTTGACGgcctctcgcctcctccctcagGTCTCCCCGGCCGCTGCACGGTAAGCTGGATGGGATCCACAGCTGTGTGCAGGCCCTCCTGCACGATCAGCCACAGCCCCGCGTCTGGGAGCAGCTGGGCCAGATCTACGAGTCAGAGCACGAGCTGGAGGACGCCATCAAGTGCTACCAGAACGCGGCACGGTACGCCACCAGCTACGGCTACAGCGACCTCACCACCAGAATCAACCGCCTGCAGCAGGTAAGGACACACctcggtgggccgaatggcctcatttctcACTCACGATGGCCTTGGaagtactttagattagattacttacagtgtggaaacaggcccttcggcccaacaagtccacaccgacccgccgaagcgaaacccacccattcccctacatttaccacttacctaacactacgggcaatttagcatggccaattcacctgactgtgtgtgtgtgtgtgtgtgtctgtgtgtgtgtgtgtgttttggggggtGTGCAGAGGGTGTGACAGTGGCCACCATTTTGATTCCCAGTGGCCATTTGCCTTTTGGAGCTGAACGTCCTCGGAGGCCATTCATGGGGCAAAGGGTTTCCTAGGTTCTTCcccaacacagtggctcagtggttagcactgctgcctcacagcgccagggacccgggttcaattcccgcctcaggtgactgcctctatggagtttgcacgttctccccgtgtctgcgtgggtttcctccgggtgctccagtttcctcccacagtccaaagatgtgcgggtcaggtgaattggccatgctacatttcccgtagtgttaggtaaggggtacatgtagggttatgggtgggtcgTGCTTCggggagtcagtgtggacttgttgggccgaagggcctgtttccacactgtcagtaatctaatctaaaaaataaggCCTGGGCCCTGCTGGCTGCCTCCCCCACCCTTGTACCACCACAACGCAAGGACAGTCTTGATTCTGGAGGGGGGGAAAGACTGGATCCGGGAGGGCAGTCAAACGTGTGCCCACGACTGTGATCGGGCCACTTAGcatacagtgggatcttgttgtgcacAGTGTGGGAACAAATACCAGCAGGGAcccagtgggctgaatagcctgatcCCGTCCGGGAAGTTTTTCTGTTCCTTACCATGTTTCTGTCTGCTCCCTCGCTCCAACCCCCTTCAGGTCCATGTCTGGAAGTTGCACTCCAGTCCCTCCCAGAACAGGCAGAGGAACCTGCCAGCTCTACATGATGTCTGGAACATTCTGCAGCAGGTGagtctccctctcccacacaggcACTGTCgcccccactcaccccctccccaccttgcCCGTTTGCGCCCACTTTACCCCTACCCTCGCAActgcactccccctccccccaccatcccaCCCGTACTCACTCGCCCACCCCCAACCTTTATACCCACAGTCGTCCCCCCTCCATCGCCCTTCGCAATCCCTAGTACATCCCCCTCTCTGTTTACGCCCCCCTCTCTGTTTACGCCCCCCTCTCTGGTATAGCCCCCCCCCCCGTCTGTTTACGCACCCCCTCTCTGGTACGCACCCCCTCTCTGTttatgtcccccctctctgtttccgCGCCCCCTCTCTGTTTACCCCCCTCTCTATTTACGCCCCCCTCTCTGTTtacgccccctctctctgtttacgCCTCTCTCTGTTTACGCCCCCCTCTCTGGTACAGCCCCCCCTCTCTGTTTACGCCCCCCCCTCTCTGGTACAGCCCCCCCTCTCTGGTacagccccctctctctgtttacgcccccccccctctctggtACGGCCCCCCCTCTCTGGTACAGCCCCCCCTCTCTGGTacagccccctctctctgtttacaCCCCCCTCTCTCAGTTtacgcccctctctctgtttacgaccccccccccccctttgttTACGCCCCCCCTCTCTGGTACGCGCCCCCTCTCTGGTactgcccccccctctctgtttaCGCCCCCCACTCTGTTtacgcccctctctctgtttacGCCCCCCTCTCTGGTcccgccccagcccccccccccccccccccctcactaaCGTGCTTGGTTTTCAGCGTGTTTTTGTACTGGCCGGCGATGCTGATGTTAAACATCAACGTTATATGtgtatttgtttttgtctccttccatcactgcctccctcactctcctctttcttcctctcctccttgctgtttccttccccctctccccttccctccgtCGCTTGCTCCTTGCGTTAGAAGCGAAATTTCAGTTCAACCAAAAATGGCTGTCAGCTGAAGCGAGCAGCAGGGCCTGGGGAGCAGTGTGGGCAGCCACCCAGCCCCTCTCATCAACAAACCTGCCGAACCAGCCACAGCAGTGATATCCCCAGCTCAGTCAAACGCAGCCGCAGCAGGAGCCCGGAGCAGGTCCACAGCCACCAGGTAACCACCTTGGCATCGATCGAGCTGGAGGAAAGGATggtgtgagacttgaaagggtttgggaaagatttacaaggatgttgccaggattggaggatctgagctacagggagaggctgaacaggctggggctgttttccctggagcgtcgggggctgaggggtgaccttatcaaagtttatagaattatgaggggcatggatagggtgaacagataaagtcttttccctggggtgggggagtccagaactagaggggcataggtttagggtgagaagggaaagatataaaagagacctaaggggcaactttttcacacagagggtggtgcgtgtatggaatgagctgccagaggatgtggtggaggctggtacaattgcaacatttaaaaggcattttagatgggtatatgaataggaagggtttggagggatatgggccaggtgctggcaggtgggactagattgggttgggatatctggccggcattgacgggttggaccaaagggtctgtttccatactgtacatctctatgactctaactcatTGCAAATGACCTCCGAGGACAGTGTAGTAATCACCTCCATGGAGAAATGTGCGTTATTACCCAGGTTAGTCCGGTCCCTTCCCAGTCCCTCGCACAGGAAGGAACTGAATGACATTGTCTATCTCCCCTGGGGTCACTCAGAGTCGGTAGGCCGGGGACTCTCTCAGGCTGGGCGGGTGATTGTGAAACCTTGGTTTCCAAAACGATTGAGGGGGGGAAAGTTTCATCCCGTCATCCGCCACGTTACTGCAGCTAAACGTGTATGTACCTTCCTTCGGAAGTTGCTGTACCCACTGGGCActcatagggtggcacggtggctcactggttagcactgctgcttcccagtgccagggacccgggttcgattccagcctcgggtgactgtctatgtggagtttgcacattctccccatgtctgcgtgggtttgctcccacagtccaaagatgtgtaggttagggtggaatggccatgctaaattgcccatagtgtacagggattagattagattagattacttacagtgtggaaacaggccctgcggcccaacaagtccacaccgacccgccgaagcgcaatccacccatacccctacatataccccttacctaacactacgggcaatttagcatggccaatttagcatggccaaatctttggatgtgtgggttagggtggattggccatgctaaattaccccatagtgttcagggatgtacaggttggggtggattggccatgctaaattgccccatagtgttcagggatgtgtaggttagggtgtattggccatgctaaattaccccatagtgttcagggatgcgtaggttagggtggattggccatgctaaattaccccatagtgtacagggatgtgtaggttagggtggattggccgtgctaaattaccccatagtgttcagggatgtgtaggttagggtggaatggccatgctaaattgcccatagtgtacagggatgtgtaggttagggtggattggccatgctaaattaccccatagtgttcagggatgtacaggttggggtggattggccatgctaaattgccccatagtgttcagggatgtgtgggttagggtggattggccatgctaaattaccccatagtgttcagggatgcgtaggttagggtggattggccgtgctaaattaccccatagtgttcagggatgcgtaggttagggtggattggccatgctaaattaccccatagtgttcagggatgtgtaggttagggtggattggccatgctaaattaccccatagtgttcagggatgcgtaggttagggtggattggccatgctaaattaccccatagtgttcagggatgtgtaggttagttgcattagtcaggggaaaatgtagagtaataggggaatgggtttgggagggtgacccttcggagggtcagtatggagttgttgggccgaagggcctgtttccacactgtagggattgtaggATTGTGTGAGGACCTGTGCCTACTGGTTCAGGGGGTTGGGGAGTGAGGGTTCTGCAGGTCAGGAGAGAGTGGGCTCTAACTGGTGTGCCTTTCTTTCGGATGGCCAGGGGTACCATTCAGGACCACAACAAGCAAGTGACCCAGCTCCTCCCAGTTTACCTTCCAACGGGCCACACCCAGCGCAGAAAACGAGTCCGGGATGGACCCCCACGCACAAGGACTCTTGGACACACGGAAGGAAAGAGCTCACTCTCAATCTACAGGTGCCTCCTCCTCCCATCTCCCCTCACCCTGGGGGTAGGGTTGTTCAATGTTCCCCTGGTTCCTACcatccagcctgggctctgtcttGCCCCTGAGCCACCCCAATGATGGGCAGTAACTGTCTCCTGATTGGATGAGATTTACCCACGTGTTATAGTGAAGgctgcgtttggtatgctttcctttattggtcagagtattgagtacaggagttgggaggtcatgttgcggctgtacaggacattggttaggccactgttggaatattgcgtgcaattctggtctccttctgatcggaaagatgttgtgaaacttgaaagggttcagaaaagatttacaaggatgttgccagggttggaggatttgagctacagggagaggctgaacaggctggggctgttttccctggagcgtcggaggctgaggggtgaccttatagaggtttacaaaatcacgaagggcatggataggataaatagacaaagtcttttccctggtgtgggcgagtccagaactagagggcataggtttagggtgagaggggaaagatataaaagagacctaaggggcaacgttttcacacagagggtggtacgtgtatggaatgagctgtcagaggatgtggtggaggctggtacaattacaacattgaagaggcatttggatgggtatatgaatgggaagggtttggagggagatgggccgggtgctggattggattgagatatctggtcggcatggacgggttggaccgtcctgtacatctctctgactctataaaggATACTTATAAAAGTGAAAGCAACACTAATCTTCAAAATTACTTTTTGAAATTCCTGTTTATGAAGTGGTGATTGTCTAGGATTTGGGAGGTGAGCCCGGGGCAGATGGAGGGTGGGGGCGTGGCTTTGGATAGGGACAGAGGCAAGGGACAGAAGTTAGCGATGTGACAGACATCAGACATGGGAACGCAGCTcatcgctgtctctctctctctctctccgtctctctccatctctctctgtctctgtctctgtctctctctctctctctctctgcctgtctgtctctccctctctctgtctgtctctgtctgtctgtctgtctctgtctgtctgtctctctctctctgtctctgtctctctctctctctgtctgtctgtctctctctctctgtctgtctgtctctctctctctgtttgtctgtctctctctctgtctgtctgtctgtctgtctgtctgtctgtctgtctctctctctctctctctctctctctctgtctgcccctctctctctgtctcacgctctctctgtctcacactctcttgACAGGAACCGAAGAAGTCATTGTCCGACCCCTCTCCACACAGCAGCGCCCGCTCCTCTTCCCCACCCATCTCCAGTTGGCACGGCAATCCCAGCATCCACCCGGTCACCGTGACGTCAAGCCCTACACCACCCCCACGCCAAGACACCCTACCCCAGCAGCCATGCCCCAGGGGTGAGGTGACAGTCGGGGCGGTGAGGCTACAGGCAGATGATGGGCAGTCTCCGGCTAAACGGTGCCAGCCCCTGGGGTCAGGGGGCACTGAGCACCGGCAGCTGCAGCAGAGTCCAGAACCTTCAGGCTCCACCGCGGTGAGTACCTGGCACAGGTCGGCACATCCCCGTGTTCACTTACCCATCACACAggggcaggaggccattcagccccacctcCTGAGCCTATCACACAggggcaggaggccattcagccccactccCTGAGCCTATCGCACAtgggcaggaggccattcagccccactccTCGAGTCTATCACATggggcaggaggccattcagccccactccTCAAGCCTATCACATggggcaggaggccattcagtcccactCCCCGGGCCTATCACACAcgggcaggaggccattcagccccactccCCGAGCCTATCACACATgggcaggagaccattcagccccacctCCTGAGCCTATCACACAggggcaggaggccattcagccccactccCCGAGCCTATCGCACAtgggcaggaggccattcagccccactccTCGAGTCTATCACACAtgggcaggaggccattcagccccactccCCGAGCCTATCACACAggggcaggaggccattcagccccactccCCGAGCCTATTGCACAagggcaggaggccattcagccccacttcCCGAGCCTATTGCACAggggcaggaggccattcagccccactccTCGAGCCTATTGCACAggggcaggaggccattcagccccacttcCTGAGCTTATCACATggggcaggaggccattcagccccactccCCGAGCCTATCACACAcgggcaggaggccattcagccccactccTCGAGTCTATCACAAggggcaggaggccattcagccccactccCTGAGCCTATCGCCCAGGTacaggaagtcgttcagcccccTTCTTGAGCCCATTGTACAGGGAACAGAGGCTATTGAACCCATCCACTCTGGGTCAGGCCGTACAGCACTCGCCCCGGCCCGTCCCACCGCCAACCTCCCAAGCCTGTTACACtggagcaggaggccattcagcccccttcACCAGCCTGTCCCACAGCAGCTGGTCAAGGCCAGTCAGCCCAGTCTTTGTGGCTGGTGTAGGTCACACGTTGACATGTTTCGCTGTTCGCAACATGGCCATAAGGAGTTTGTTTGCAGTAGTGACTGagttgtgttttctctctctctctctctctctctctcccctctctctccccaccccccaccccccgaatCCCTTTCTCCCATCCAGCTTCCTCACAGCCTCCAGAATCCTCAAGATGGTGCCCTGGGTCCGATGGGGCAGTTAGACCCAGCGTCCCAGAGTCACCGTGGTGGAGGGCTTTGCCAGGACACCCCCGCCATTGCCACCAGTGCCcctgtcccctcccccagcccacaCTGTGCCCCCCTTGGCAGCAGCTCCCCGGAGCACAGGGAGAGCTGCAAGGATAGGGAGCACTGCCACTGGAGGCCGCCCAGCGGCCAGGCCCAGCCTCGAGCGGAGGGGCAGCCATCTTGTGGGGCCCGGGAGGAGGGAGCGGGCCGGGCGGCGATGGTTCAGAGCCCCCCCCAGGACCCCCCAGGGACAGAGCAGGAGCTGAGGCCCCCTGCAACCCCCTGGGAGGGCGCGCCCCCACGTCCCCGGGAGGCTGGCTGGGCTCCGCCCCCCGCTGCGCCCCGCATGCCCCCCCTGTCTGGCCCCCACCGTCCCCgcgggggcgggggggcgggCCCGGAGCAGCAGCCGGGCCTAGCGGCCGAGGCCAGGCCTGCTGCGCCCCCCCGGGGCCTGGTGACCCCTCCCCGTCTGGCGGAGGCTCCCAGCTCCAAGCCGGGCCCGGAAGGCCGCTTCCTGCCCCGGCCTCCGCCCCTGACCTGCGCCCTGTCCGGGAGGctggctcctccccctcccccacccccgcccccgccccgGCCTCCCCCCTCCCCTGAACCCCTGGTCAAGGAGCCACCCGCGCCCCCCGACAGCGAGATGTGGATCAAGGCCGTCTTCACCACCACCGAGGCCCAGAAGGGGGTGTCCGATGCTGCCCACCGGTGGCACCGGGGCGGCTCCGGCAAAACCGGGGAGCCCGCCGCGGCGCTGGCCCCCCCTGAGCCCGGCCTACCCCCCCACCGCCCGTCGCCAGGGGAACGGCGGCACGAGCCCCGCGGCAAAGCCCCGAGCCGGGAGCGGAGGCGTCGGGGCGGCCGCTCGGCCAAGGGCAAGCAGCGGTGCGTCCTCGGCAACATCGACCTCCAGAGCAAGGAGATCCTGGCCCGGCACAAGCTCAGGTCGGAGGGGCCCCGGGGGGCCAAGTCTGCTGCTCCCAGCCCGGCCTCCCCCGAGGAACCTGGGCGGGCCGGGACTCGCAGGCCAGAGCCTGTGCCGCCACCGAACCCCACggcatccaccaccaccaccaccaccaccagcaccacCACCAGCACTACCACCGCCACCAAAGAGCCAGAGGCTGGGCCCAAGGCCACCTCCAACGTCCTGAGGGTCAAGCCGTTCCCCGAGGGCACCACCAAGGAGCTGAAGATCAAACTGGTGAAGGTGGAGAGCGGCGACCGGGAAACCTTCATCGCCTCTGAGGTGGACGAGAAACGGATCCGGCTCTCTGACCTCACCATCGAAAACTCCGGGGCCGAGGTCGTCCGGGCCTGCCGGTGAGTCACCCACTTTCACCCTCCCAGGGTGACCCCCCCCAAGCGACTGCGCAAGGGGGGCCCACGTCCTTGTAACCGCCAGCCACTGCCGCGCAGAGATGGAGATGTGGGCCCACACTATAGGCCTGGCTCCACGTTCTCGAAACCGCCAACAATGGAGGTTTTACCCAGCGTGCTGTGGGCCCACAGTATAGGCCTGGtgcccacccccatccccacactgGTGTAAATGCTCAGAGTCGTGTGCGTTGCTCTGGAACCGGCTCAGACGCTGGTGCAAGTGGGGTGTTTGGGGCCAGTCGGGATGCGGTCTAAGCCAGCGTTTCCGCAGTGCCTCAGTTTGTGCGCAGACCTGAGAATGTGGGCCTTTCCCTCGAGGGCAGAGATCATGAGGGAGACCGTGCGGCCCATCGCGTCCTCCCTGGTCCCCTGCACGCGTATCCCCTTCTAATAACTGTCTCCCTTCTCTTCGAAAGGCCCGATAGACTCTGCCGTCCCCTCAGGCAGCGCAGTACTGCCCCCAaacactctcccctctcccccacaccaTCCTTTTCTTGATCCTCCCTCTGTCGGGAACAATATCTCCCTCTCGAATCCGTCCGTGGATTCCCTCACCGTTTTGAGCACCTCAGTTAAATCTCCCGTCCGTCTTCTCCGGGAATACGCTTCCAGGTTCTCCAGCCTGTCCCCATTCTCCTGAACCTTGGCTGCCTTCTGTGCagggcccagaactgaacacaaaccTCCCGGCTGAGCCAGGGGCTGGGACGAGTTCAGTATCACCTCCTTCCTGTTGTACTCTGTGTCCCTATAGGATGGTGGAGGTATTGGTCACTGCTGTCTGACCCTTCCTCTGCattcaccaccccctcccccagtccttATACTCCTGCACACCTTCAGAATTGTGTCCTGATTTTGTATTGTGTTTCAATATTCATTCCACCAACACGGGGAAACTCACTCATCTCTGcattggagatgtcagtgttggactggggtgtgcagagttaaaaatcacgcaacaccaggttagagtccaacaggtttaattggaagcactagctttcagagcactgctcccctgggttgatgttggactataccttggtgttgtgtgatttttaactttgtacatctctgCATTCCTCCCACCAGCCTCTCTGTCCTATGGATGTTGGAAGGTACCTTCCATGCAGTTTGCAATATGCCGTGTTTAATCCCGTTCACCAGTTTTTCAAAGCAAGCACAGATTCCCAAATGATTGCAATCAGTTGTATCCGTGGAGgtagtcagtaacacagggcgctggggg encodes the following:
- the LOC132811104 gene encoding lysine-specific demethylase 6B-like isoform X1, giving the protein MHHTSEQFGVRSARETFPVENLSRGGVGWSSVPQRSWPLSSRCSANVGQNPYNLYPSHMSNIGHSGKSFCPSGSPRPLHGKLDGIHSCVQALLHDQPQPRVWEQLGQIYESEHELEDAIKCYQNAARYATSYGYSDLTTRINRLQQVHVWKLHSSPSQNRQRNLPALHDVWNILQQKRNFSSTKNGCQLKRAAGPGEQCGQPPSPSHQQTCRTSHSSDIPSSVKRSRSRSPEQVHSHQGYHSGPQQASDPAPPSLPSNGPHPAQKTSPGWTPTHKDSWTHGRKELTLNLQEPKKSLSDPSPHSSARSSSPPISSWHGNPSIHPVTVTSSPTPPPRQDTLPQQPCPRGEVTVGAVRLQADDGQSPAKRCQPLGSGGTEHRQLQQSPEPSGSTALPHSLQNPQDGALGPMGQLDPASQSHRGGGLCQDTPAIATSAPVPSPSPHCAPLGSSSPEHRESCKDREHCHWRPPSGQAQPRAEGQPSCGAREEGAGRAAMVQSPPQDPPGTEQELRPPATPWEGAPPRPREAGWAPPPAAPRMPPLSGPHRPRGGGGAGPEQQPGLAAEARPAAPPRGLVTPPRLAEAPSSKPGPEGRFLPRPPPLTCALSGRLAPPPPPPPPPPRPPPSPEPLVKEPPAPPDSEMWIKAVFTTTEAQKGVSDAAHRWHRGGSGKTGEPAAALAPPEPGLPPHRPSPGERRHEPRGKAPSRERRRRGGRSAKGKQRCVLGNIDLQSKEILARHKLRSEGPRGAKSAAPSPASPEEPGRAGTRRPEPVPPPNPTASTTTTTTTSTTTSTTTATKEPEAGPKATSNVLRVKPFPEGTTKELKIKLVKVESGDRETFIASEVDEKRIRLSDLTIENSGAEVVRACRSTKLKGKFTASCVLPAHSVKPGCLTEQQAVRDKLNPPTPSIYLESKRDAFSPVLQQFCTDPKTPITVIRGLAGSLRLNLGLFSTKTLVEANGEHTVEVRTQLQQPSDENWDPSGGNQTWPCESSRSHTTIAKYAQYQASSFQESLQEDKDSDEEEGEPEPEKAAEVPETIHRNGQKVPLKVIKFGTNIDLSDPKLWKPQLQELLKLPAFMRVSSNGNMLSHVGHTIYGMNTVQLYMKVPGSRTPGHQENNNFCSVNINIGPGDCEWFAVPEAYWDTISEFCDRHNVDYLTGSWWPVLDDLYAAKIPVYRFIQRPGDLVWINAGTVHWVQATGWCNNIAWNVGPLTAYQYQLALERYEWNKVKKVKSIVPMIHVSWNAARTVKVTDPDLYRMIK
- the LOC132811104 gene encoding lysine-specific demethylase 6B-like isoform X2, with amino-acid sequence MHHTSEQFGVRSARETFPVENLSRGGVGWSSVPQRSWPLSSRCSANVGQNPYNLYPSHMSNIGHSGKSFCPSGSPRPLHGKLDGIHSCVQALLHDQPQPRVWEQLGQIYESEHELEDAIKCYQNAARYATSYGYSDLTTRINRLQQVHVWKLHSSPSQNRQRNLPALHDVWNILQQKRNFSSTKNGCQLKRAAGPGEQCGQPPSPSHQQTCRTSHSSDIPSSVKRSRSRSPEQVHSHQEPKKSLSDPSPHSSARSSSPPISSWHGNPSIHPVTVTSSPTPPPRQDTLPQQPCPRGEVTVGAVRLQADDGQSPAKRCQPLGSGGTEHRQLQQSPEPSGSTALPHSLQNPQDGALGPMGQLDPASQSHRGGGLCQDTPAIATSAPVPSPSPHCAPLGSSSPEHRESCKDREHCHWRPPSGQAQPRAEGQPSCGAREEGAGRAAMVQSPPQDPPGTEQELRPPATPWEGAPPRPREAGWAPPPAAPRMPPLSGPHRPRGGGGAGPEQQPGLAAEARPAAPPRGLVTPPRLAEAPSSKPGPEGRFLPRPPPLTCALSGRLAPPPPPPPPPPRPPPSPEPLVKEPPAPPDSEMWIKAVFTTTEAQKGVSDAAHRWHRGGSGKTGEPAAALAPPEPGLPPHRPSPGERRHEPRGKAPSRERRRRGGRSAKGKQRCVLGNIDLQSKEILARHKLRSEGPRGAKSAAPSPASPEEPGRAGTRRPEPVPPPNPTASTTTTTTTSTTTSTTTATKEPEAGPKATSNVLRVKPFPEGTTKELKIKLVKVESGDRETFIASEVDEKRIRLSDLTIENSGAEVVRACRSTKLKGKFTASCVLPAHSVKPGCLTEQQAVRDKLNPPTPSIYLESKRDAFSPVLQQFCTDPKTPITVIRGLAGSLRLNLGLFSTKTLVEANGEHTVEVRTQLQQPSDENWDPSGGNQTWPCESSRSHTTIAKYAQYQASSFQESLQEDKDSDEEEGEPEPEKAAEVPETIHRNGQKVPLKVIKFGTNIDLSDPKLWKPQLQELLKLPAFMRVSSNGNMLSHVGHTIYGMNTVQLYMKVPGSRTPGHQENNNFCSVNINIGPGDCEWFAVPEAYWDTISEFCDRHNVDYLTGSWWPVLDDLYAAKIPVYRFIQRPGDLVWINAGTVHWVQATGWCNNIAWNVGPLTAYQYQLALERYEWNKVKKVKSIVPMIHVSWNAARTVKVTDPDLYRMIK